The proteins below come from a single Aegilops tauschii subsp. strangulata cultivar AL8/78 chromosome 6, Aet v6.0, whole genome shotgun sequence genomic window:
- the LOC109757407 gene encoding transcription factor MYB53 isoform X1, with amino-acid sequence MGRSPCCDENGLKKGPWTPEEDQKLTDYIEKHGHGSWRALPKLAGLNRCGKSCRLRWTNYLRPDIKRGKFTPEEEQTILQLHSVLGNKYGTPINLLYNLQKRIYVVLLLTHRNCCADQTRWSAIAKHLPGRTDNEIKNFWNTHLKKKLIQMGFDPMTHRPRTDFFAALPQLIALANLRQLVEQRPWDDQSANQLQADAVQAAKLEYLQCLLQSAAAIATSPSSSSINTIPTDLEQIGLLSPSQMSSLSSLSSPRILEGINGQDLVTGQVSDIQIPSSSFFEHEQPIINGTNQNSDYSANSGEGENSTQKPLLLSEDSLPPLADFSISNLGDACSTSSCHAEGNSTQLPIWSDSFYDEFMSEFA; translated from the exons ATGGGGAGGTCTCCTTGCTGCGATGAGAATGGCCTCAAGAAGGGGCCTTGGACACCCGAAGAGGACCAGAAGCTCACGGACTACATCGAGAAGCATGGCCATGGGAGCTGGAGAGCGCTGCCTAAGCTTGCAG GGCTCAACAGGTGTGGCAAGAGCTGCAGACTGAGATGGACCAACTACCTGAGGCCTGATATCAAGAGAGGGAAGTTCACACCTGAGGAAGAGCAGACCATCCTCCAGCTCCATTCCGTCCTTGGCAACAAGTACGGCACACCTATCAATCTGTTGTATAATCTTCAAAAACGTATATATGTGGTACTCTTGCTAACACACAGAAACTGTTGTGCTGATCAAACCAGGTGGTCAGCCATCGCAAAGCACCTCCCTGGACGGACCGACAATGAGATCAAGAACTTCTGGAACACCCACCTGAAGAAGAAGCTGATCCAGATGGGCTTCGACCCGATGACGCACCGACCGAGGACCGACTTCTTCGCCGCTCTGCCACAGCTCATCGCGCTAGCCAACCTCCGCCAGCTCGTGGAGCAGCGCCCGTGGGATGACCAAAGTGCCAACCAGCTGCAAGCCGATGCAGTCCAGGCAGCAAAGCTCGAGTACTTACAGTGCCTGCTTCAGTCGGCAGCAGCCATTGCGACTAGTCCCAGCTCCAGCAGCATCAACACCATCCCCACTGACCTGGAGCAAATCGGTCTCCTGAGCCCTTCGCAGATGTCTTCCTTGTCTTCGCTGTCATCTCCAAGGATCCTGGAGGGTATTAATGGCCAAGACTTAGTAACTGGGCAAGTGTCTGACATCCAGATACCTAGTAGCTCATTCTTCGAACACGAACAGCCTATCATCAATGGTACCAACCAGAACTCAGATTACAGTGCAAACAGCGGCGAGGGGGAGAATAGCACCCAGAAACCGCTGCTCCTGTCAGAGGACTCCCTTCCGCCACTTGCCGACTTCTCTATTTCCAACCTCGGCGATGCTTGCAGCACCTCAAGCTGTCACGCTGAGGGCAACAGCACCCAACTCCCTATTTGGTCCGACTCATTTTATGATGAGTTCATGAGCGAGTTTGCATGA
- the LOC109757407 gene encoding transcription factor MYB93 isoform X2: MGRSPCCDENGLKKGPWTPEEDQKLTDYIEKHGHGSWRALPKLAGLNRCGKSCRLRWTNYLRPDIKRGKFTPEEEQTILQLHSVLGNKWSAIAKHLPGRTDNEIKNFWNTHLKKKLIQMGFDPMTHRPRTDFFAALPQLIALANLRQLVEQRPWDDQSANQLQADAVQAAKLEYLQCLLQSAAAIATSPSSSSINTIPTDLEQIGLLSPSQMSSLSSLSSPRILEGINGQDLVTGQVSDIQIPSSSFFEHEQPIINGTNQNSDYSANSGEGENSTQKPLLLSEDSLPPLADFSISNLGDACSTSSCHAEGNSTQLPIWSDSFYDEFMSEFA; encoded by the exons ATGGGGAGGTCTCCTTGCTGCGATGAGAATGGCCTCAAGAAGGGGCCTTGGACACCCGAAGAGGACCAGAAGCTCACGGACTACATCGAGAAGCATGGCCATGGGAGCTGGAGAGCGCTGCCTAAGCTTGCAG GGCTCAACAGGTGTGGCAAGAGCTGCAGACTGAGATGGACCAACTACCTGAGGCCTGATATCAAGAGAGGGAAGTTCACACCTGAGGAAGAGCAGACCATCCTCCAGCTCCATTCCGTCCTTGGCAACAA GTGGTCAGCCATCGCAAAGCACCTCCCTGGACGGACCGACAATGAGATCAAGAACTTCTGGAACACCCACCTGAAGAAGAAGCTGATCCAGATGGGCTTCGACCCGATGACGCACCGACCGAGGACCGACTTCTTCGCCGCTCTGCCACAGCTCATCGCGCTAGCCAACCTCCGCCAGCTCGTGGAGCAGCGCCCGTGGGATGACCAAAGTGCCAACCAGCTGCAAGCCGATGCAGTCCAGGCAGCAAAGCTCGAGTACTTACAGTGCCTGCTTCAGTCGGCAGCAGCCATTGCGACTAGTCCCAGCTCCAGCAGCATCAACACCATCCCCACTGACCTGGAGCAAATCGGTCTCCTGAGCCCTTCGCAGATGTCTTCCTTGTCTTCGCTGTCATCTCCAAGGATCCTGGAGGGTATTAATGGCCAAGACTTAGTAACTGGGCAAGTGTCTGACATCCAGATACCTAGTAGCTCATTCTTCGAACACGAACAGCCTATCATCAATGGTACCAACCAGAACTCAGATTACAGTGCAAACAGCGGCGAGGGGGAGAATAGCACCCAGAAACCGCTGCTCCTGTCAGAGGACTCCCTTCCGCCACTTGCCGACTTCTCTATTTCCAACCTCGGCGATGCTTGCAGCACCTCAAGCTGTCACGCTGAGGGCAACAGCACCCAACTCCCTATTTGGTCCGACTCATTTTATGATGAGTTCATGAGCGAGTTTGCATGA